The Coccidioides posadasii str. Silveira chromosome 3, complete sequence genome contains a region encoding:
- the GPH1 gene encoding Non-essential glycogen phosphorylase (CAZy:GT35~EggNog:ENOG410PFTQ~COG:G~BUSCO:1277at33183) has product MASALRERRSSMGAPISELQGPVGPGFSRPKHKRTFTGFGPRDIKKVVASIPEPQRQALLRHSKQRKNLRKRLFAMSRPPLHALYSIAMSWPHTLEPLSHFVTDWSLIGIKLSNVTPLLIKKGCTVCREVREICRYNVLTACCCGIIDLSLEFLMGRALDNAMLNVGLKDVAKDGLSDLGFRIEDVIDQENDAALGNGGLGRLAACLLDSLASMNYPAWGYGLRYRYGIFKQEIVNGYQIEVPDYWLDFNPWEFPRHDVTVDIQFYGEDKKYHDQTGKLVHSWEDGEIVQAVAYDVPIPGYDTPTTNNLRLWSSKAASGEFDFQKFNAGDYESAVADQQQAETISAVLYPNDNLQRGKELRLKQQYFWCAASLFDIVRRFKKTKRPWSEFSHQVAIQLNDTHPTLAIVELQRILVDQEGLDWDEAWGIVQGTFGYTNHTVLPEALEKWSVDLIRHLLPRHLSIIFDINLGFLQWVEKTFPNDRDLLTRVSIIEESSPKMVRMAHLAIIGSHKVNGVAELHSDLIKTTIFKDFVEIYGQDKFTNVTNGITPRRWLHQANRRLSDLIASKLGGYEFLKDLTLLDKLERYLDDKEFKKQWAEVKYQNKVRLTKHIYDTTRVRVNPEALFDIQVKRIHEYKRQQLNIFGVIHRYLKIKAMTPEERKKVIPRVSIFGGKAAPGYWMAKTIIHLINKVGEVVNNDPEIGDLLKVIFIEDYNVSKAEMICPASDISEHISTAGMEASGTSNMKFVLNGGLIIGTCDGANIEITREVGEQNIFLFGNLAEDVDDLRHAHVYNPSSIEFDPDLRAVFDCILSGKFGSAEEFSAIIDSIVDHGDYYLVSDDFHSYIETQGLVDDAYKNQDGWVEKCIQSVARMGFFSSDRVISEYAESIWNVEPVEVNE; this is encoded by the exons ATGGCCTCTGCTCTGCGGGAACGCCGCTCCTCCATGGGAGCTCCAATTTCCGAGCTGCAAGGTCCTGTAGGACCTGGCTTCAGTCGGCCGAAGCACAAACGTACTTTTACGGGCTTTGGGCCAAGGGATATCAAGAAAGTCGTAGCTAGCATTCCTGAACCGCAGAGACAAGC GCTCCTCAGGCATTCAAAACAAAGGAAGAATTTGAG AAAGAGGTTGTTCGCCATGTCGAGACCACCCTTGCACGCTCTTTATTCAATTGCGATGAGCT GGCCGCATACTCTGGAACCGCTCTCGCATTTCGTGACCGACTGGTCATTGATTGGAATAAAACTCAGCAACGTCACACCTTTGCTGATCAAAAAAGGGTGTACTGTATGTCGTGAGGTCCGTGAAATCTGCCGTTACAATGTACTAACAGCCTGTTGTTGTGGCATCATAGACCTCTCTCTCGAATTCTTAATGGGGCGTGCCCTTGATAATGCGATGCTGAATGTGGGGCTCAAGGATGTTGCGAAAG ATGGCTTGTCCGATCTCGGTTTCCGTATCGAGGATGTAATTGATCAAGAGAATGATGCTGCGCTCGGAAACGGTGGCTTGGGCCGTCTTGCTGCTTGTCTCCTTGACAGCCTTGCAAGCATGAATTATCCTGCTTGGGGCTATGGCCTGCGTTACCGCTATGGTATATTCAAACAAGAAATCGTCAATGGATATCAGATTGAAGTTCCGGATTACTGGCTAGACTTTAACCCTTGGGAATTTCCCCGACATGATGTAACTGTGGATATCCAATTCTACGGCGAAGACAAAAAATACCATGATCAAACCGGAAAGCTCGTTCATTCCTGGGAAGATGGCGAAATTGTTCAAGCAGTAGCATATGATGTTCCTATTCCTGGCTATGATACACCAACCACGAACAACCTTCGCCTTTGGTCGAGCAAGGCTGCTAGCGGCGAGTTCGACTTCCAAAAGTTTAACGCAGGCGATTACGAGAGCGCTGTTGCGGATCAGCAACAGGCCGAGACTATCTCTGCAGTGCTCTACCCTAATGACAACCTTCAGCGTGGAAAAGAACTACGATTGAAACAGCAATATTTCTGGTGCGCAGCTTCTCTCTTCGATATTGTTCGCAGATTCAAAAAGACGAAGCGGCCATGGAGCGAATTCTCCCATCAAGTTGCTATACAATTGAACGATACACATCCTACTCTTGCGATTGTTGAGTTGCAGCGAATCCTTGTTGACCAGGAAGGTCTTGACTGGGACGAAGCTTGGGGCATTGTTCAAGGAACATTTGGTTATACAAATCATACTGTTTTGCCTGAAGCATTGGAGAAATGGTCTGTCGACTTGATCCGGCATCTGTTACCAAGACATCTATCCATCATCTTTGATATCAACCTCGGATTCCTGCAATGGGTCGAGAAAACGTTTCCCAACGATCGTGACTTGCTAACCCGCGTATCTATCATTGAAGAGTCCAGCCCGAAAATGGTGCGAATGGCGCATTTAGCAATAATTGGTTCTCACAAGGTCAATGGAGTTGCCGAACTCCATTCTGATCTCATTAAAACGACAATTTTCAAAGATTTCGTTGAAATATATGGCCAGGATAAGTTCACCAACGTTACCAATGGAATAACACCGAGAAGATGGTTGCATCAAGCGAACCGTCGCTTATCTGATCTCAttgcttcaaaacttggcgGGTACGAATTCTTGAAGGATCTGACGCTGTTAGACAAGCTAGAACGCTATCTGGACGACAAAGAGTTTAAGAAACAATGGGCTGAGGTCAAGTACCAGAACAAAGTCAGACTCACCAAGCACATTTACGATACTACTAGGGTTAGAGTCAACCCCGAGGCACTATTTGACATCCAAGTCAAACGAATTCACGAATATAAGCGGCAGCAGCTGAATATCTTTGGCGTGATTCACCGGTACCTAAAAATCAAAGCTATGACGCCTGAGGAACGTAAGAAGGTTATCCCTCGAGTGTCTATTTTTGGCGGAAAAGCCGCTCCGGGTTATTGGATGGCAAAGACAATCATCCACCTTATCAATAAGGTTGGAGAGGTCGTGAATAACGACCCAGAAATTGGTGATCTGCTGAAGGTTATCTTTATTGAGGACTATAACGTCAGCAAAGCGGAGATGATCTGCCCAGCTTCTGATATCAGCGAGCACATATCAACTGCTGGGATGGAGGCTAGTGGCACAAGCAACATGAAGTTCGTGCTAAACGGCGGACTtattattgggacttgtgACGGTGCGAAT ATCGAAATTACCCGCGAAGTTGGCGAGCAAAATATCTTCCTATTTGGTAATCTAGCTGAAGATGTCGATGACCTACGACACGCCCACGTCTATAATCCGTCGAGCATAGAGTTCGATCCAGACCTTCGTGCCGTCTTCGATTGTATCCTCTCCGGAAAATTTGGTAGCGCAGAGGAGTTTTCAGCGATTATCGACTCTATCGTTGACCATGGAGATTACTATCTCGTGAGCGATGATTTCCATTCATATATCGAGACACAAGGTCTCGTTGATGACGCATATAAAAACCAGGATGGCTGGGTTGAAAAGTGCATTCAGAGCGTTGCGAGAATGGGGTTCTTTTCTTCGGATAGGGTTATTTCTGAATATGCTGAAAGCATTTGGAACGTTGAACCTGTAGAGGTGAACGAATAA
- the GPA2 gene encoding Guanine nucleotide-binding protein alpha-2 subunit (EggNog:ENOG410PFYM~COG:D,T~BUSCO:8185at33183), whose product MGGCLSSSPGHSPDEIVDQKKRSQMIDKKLEEDSKRLRRECKILLLGSGESGKSTIVKQMKIIHQNGYTVEELSMCRLTVYKNLLECAKSLVTAMYDFNIMPTSSKVREFMEYLDEYNIDPDPNTPLDPKVGEAVTYLWNDPAVPTVLDRQNEFYLMDSAPYFFDEVKRITSPDYIPNEADVLRARTKTTGIYETRFTMGQLSIHMFDVGGQRSERKKWIHCFENVTSIIFCVALSEYDQVLLEESNQNRMMESLVLFDSVVNSRWFMRTSIVLFLNKVDLFRQKLARSPLSRYFPDYSGGNDINRAAKYLLWRFNQVNRAHLNLYPHLTQATDTSNIRLVFAAVKETILQNALKDSGIL is encoded by the exons ATGGGTGGGTGTTTGAGTTCGAGTCCGGGCCATAGCCCGGATGAGATCGTCGaccagaagaagagaagccaaaTGATTGACAAGAAGCTGGAGGAGGACTCAAAGAGACTGCGAAGGGAGTGCAAGATTCTCCTCCTTG GTTCCGGAGAAAGCGGAAAGTCCACGATTGTGAAGCAGATGAAAATTATCCATCAGAATGGTTACACAGTTGAAGAGCTATCGATGTGCCGGCTCACCGTCTATAAGAATCTCCTCGAATGCGCAAAATCACTGGTGACCGCCATGTATGACTTTAATATCATGCCGACCAGTTCGAAAGTGCGCGAGTTTATGGAGTATTTGGACGAATACAACATTGATCCCGACCCAAACACCCCTCTTGATCCCAAAGTTGGCGAGGCCGTTACATATCTGTGGAATGATCCGGCCGTTCCGACAGTCCTTGACCGTCAGAATGAATTTTATCTGATGGATTCAGCACCCTA TTTTTTCGATGAAGTAAAGCGCATTACGTCGCCCGATTACATCCCGAATGAAGCGGATGTCCTTCGAGCGCGAACGAAAACAACCGGTATATACGAAACAAGGTTTACAATGGGTCAGCTTAGCATTCA CATGTTTGATGTTGGTGGCCAAAGAAGTGAGCGCAAAAAATGGATTCATTGTTTCGAGAATGTAACGTCGATAATATTTTGCGTGGCGCTGAGCGAATATGACCAAGTGTTACTGGAGGAGAGCAACCAG AATCGAATGATGGAAAGCCTGGTGTTGTTTGATTCGGTAGTCAATTCACGCTGGTTTATGCGGACCAGTATTGTTCTATTTTTGAATAAGGTGGATCTCTTTAGACAAAAGCTCGCACGATCGCCGCTGAGCAGGTACTTCCCTGACTATTCAGGGGGTAACGATATTAACCGAGCCGCCAAATACCTTCTTTGGAGATTTAATCAGGTGAATCGAGCGCACCTGAACCTTTACCCTCA CCTAACTCAAGCGACCGATACTTCAAACATCAGGCTTGTCTTCGCTGCGGTCAAGGAAACAATCCTGCAGAACGCCTTGAAGGATTCTGGAATCCTTTGA
- the HOG1_1 gene encoding MAPK protein hog1, variant 3 (EggNog:ENOG410PF8J~COG:T~BUSCO:8025at33183), producing the protein MAEFVRAQIFGTTFEITTRYTDLQPVGMGAFGLVCSARDQLTNQAVAVKKIMKPFSTPVLAKRTYRELKLLKHLRHENVISLSDIFISPLEDIYFVTELLGTDLHRLLTSRPLEKQFIQYFLYQILRGLKYVHSAGVVHRDLKPSNILINENCDLKICDFGLARVQDPQMTGYVSTRYYRAPEIMLTWQKYDVEVDVWSAGCIFAEMLSGRPLFPGKDHVNQFSIITELLGSPPDDVIKTICSANTLQFVQSLPKRERQPLSEKFKGAEPLAVDLLERMLVFDPKKRITAAEGLAHEYLAPYHDPTDEPVAETQFDWSFNDAELPIDSWKVMMCGTSPPHLVSKYTNWPPI; encoded by the exons ATGGCGGAATTCGTGCGGGCCCAGATCTTCGGCACGACTTTCGAAATCACGACGAG ATACACGGACTTGCAACCGGTTGGCATGGGAGCATTTGGTCTCGTCTG CTCGGCTCGAGATCAATTGACAAATCAAGCCGTTGCCGTCAAGAAGATTATGAAGCCATTTAGCACTCCAGTGCTTGCAAAGAGGACTTATCGAGAGCTCAAGCTTCTAAAGCACTTGCGACATGAAAAT GTTATCAGTCTCAGCGACATCTTTATCTCCCCGCTAGAAGACAT ATATTTCGTCACAGAACTCCTTGGAACCGATCTACATCGTTTATTGACTTCACGGCCATTAGAAAAGCAGTTCATTCAGTATTTCCTATACCAAATTCTG AGAGGCTTGAAATATGTGCATTCAGCAGGAGTGGTTCACCGAGATCTCAAGCCAAGTAATATCCTAATTAATGAGAACTGCGATTTGAAGATTTGCGATTTTGGCCTTGCCCGTGTTCAAGACCCCCAAATGACCGGCTATGTCTCTACAAGATACTATCGTGCCCCAGAGATCATGCTCACATGGCAGAAATATGATGTTGAGGTTGATGTATGGAGTGCGGGATGCATATTCGCAGAGATGCTCTCAGGTCGACCATTGTTCCCCGGGAAGGACCATGTGAATCAATTTTCGATTATTACAGAACTATTAGGGTCACCACCAGATGATGTGATTAAAACCATCTGCAGTGCAAAC ACCCTGCAATTTGTGCAGTCACTGCCAAAGCGAGAGCGGCAACCACTGAGTGAAAAATTCAAAGGCGCAGAACCTCTAG CCGTTGACCTTTTAGAAAGAATGCTTGTCTTCGACCCCAAGAAGCGTATCACTGCTGCAGAGGGTCTTGCCCATGAATATCTTGCACCGTACCATGACCCTACAGATGAACCTGTGGCGGAGACTCAGTTTGACTGGTCCTTCAACGATGCGGAGTTGCCGATCGATTCGTGGAAGGTCATGATGTGCGGAACTTCCCCTCCACATCTTGTCTCAAAATATACTAACTGGCCGCCAATATAG
- the HOG1_1 gene encoding MAPK protein hog1 (EggNog:ENOG410PF8J~COG:T~BUSCO:8025at33183): protein MAEFVRAQIFGTTFEITTRYTDLQPVGMGAFGLVCSARDQLTNQAVAVKKIMKPFSTPVLAKRTYRELKLLKHLRHENVISLSDIFISPLEDIYFVTELLGTDLHRLLTSRPLEKQFIQYFLYQILRGLKYVHSAGVVHRDLKPSNILINENCDLKICDFGLARVQDPQMTGYVSTRYYRAPEIMLTWQKYDVEVDVWSAGCIFAEMLSGRPLFPGKDHVNQFSIITELLGSPPDDVIKTICSANTLQFVQSLPKRERQPLSEKFKGAEPLAVDLLERMLVFDPKKRITAAEGLAHEYLAPYHDPTDEPVAETQFDWSFNDAELPIDSWKVMMYSEILDYHNVDQDSQGIHGTPLNTEAQRVPM, encoded by the exons ATGGCGGAATTCGTGCGGGCCCAGATCTTCGGCACGACTTTCGAAATCACGACGAG ATACACGGACTTGCAACCGGTTGGCATGGGAGCATTTGGTCTCGTCTG CTCGGCTCGAGATCAATTGACAAATCAAGCCGTTGCCGTCAAGAAGATTATGAAGCCATTTAGCACTCCAGTGCTTGCAAAGAGGACTTATCGAGAGCTCAAGCTTCTAAAGCACTTGCGACATGAAAAT GTTATCAGTCTCAGCGACATCTTTATCTCCCCGCTAGAAGACAT ATATTTCGTCACAGAACTCCTTGGAACCGATCTACATCGTTTATTGACTTCACGGCCATTAGAAAAGCAGTTCATTCAGTATTTCCTATACCAAATTCTG AGAGGCTTGAAATATGTGCATTCAGCAGGAGTGGTTCACCGAGATCTCAAGCCAAGTAATATCCTAATTAATGAGAACTGCGATTTGAAGATTTGCGATTTTGGCCTTGCCCGTGTTCAAGACCCCCAAATGACCGGCTATGTCTCTACAAGATACTATCGTGCCCCAGAGATCATGCTCACATGGCAGAAATATGATGTTGAGGTTGATGTATGGAGTGCGGGATGCATATTCGCAGAGATGCTCTCAGGTCGACCATTGTTCCCCGGGAAGGACCATGTGAATCAATTTTCGATTATTACAGAACTATTAGGGTCACCACCAGATGATGTGATTAAAACCATCTGCAGTGCAAAC ACCCTGCAATTTGTGCAGTCACTGCCAAAGCGAGAGCGGCAACCACTGAGTGAAAAATTCAAAGGCGCAGAACCTCTAG CCGTTGACCTTTTAGAAAGAATGCTTGTCTTCGACCCCAAGAAGCGTATCACTGCTGCAGAGGGTCTTGCCCATGAATATCTTGCACCGTACCATGACCCTACAGATGAACCTGTGGCGGAGACTCAGTTTGACTGGTCCTTCAACGATGCGGAGTTGCCGATCGATTCGTGGAAGGTCATGAT GTATTCCGAAATCCTTGATTACCACAACGTCGACCAAGACTCTCAAGGAATCCATGGTACTCCTCTGAACACAGAGGCTCAGAGGGTGCCAATGTAG
- the HOG1_1 gene encoding MAPK protein hog1, variant 2 (EggNog:ENOG410PF8J~COG:T~BUSCO:8025at33183) → MKPFSTPVLAKRTYRELKLLKHLRHENVISLSDIFISPLEDIYFVTELLGTDLHRLLTSRPLEKQFIQYFLYQILRGLKYVHSAGVVHRDLKPSNILINENCDLKICDFGLARVQDPQMTGYVSTRYYRAPEIMLTWQKYDVEVDVWSAGCIFAEMLSGRPLFPGKDHVNQFSIITELLGSPPDDVIKTICSANTLQFVQSLPKRERQPLSEKFKGAEPLAVDLLERMLVFDPKKRITAAEGLAHEYLAPYHDPTDEPVAETQFDWSFNDAELPIDSWKVMMYSEILDYHNVDQDSQGIHGTPLNTEAQRVPM, encoded by the exons ATGAAGCCATTTAGCACTCCAGTGCTTGCAAAGAGGACTTATCGAGAGCTCAAGCTTCTAAAGCACTTGCGACATGAAAAT GTTATCAGTCTCAGCGACATCTTTATCTCCCCGCTAGAAGACAT ATATTTCGTCACAGAACTCCTTGGAACCGATCTACATCGTTTATTGACTTCACGGCCATTAGAAAAGCAGTTCATTCAGTATTTCCTATACCAAATTCTG AGAGGCTTGAAATATGTGCATTCAGCAGGAGTGGTTCACCGAGATCTCAAGCCAAGTAATATCCTAATTAATGAGAACTGCGATTTGAAGATTTGCGATTTTGGCCTTGCCCGTGTTCAAGACCCCCAAATGACCGGCTATGTCTCTACAAGATACTATCGTGCCCCAGAGATCATGCTCACATGGCAGAAATATGATGTTGAGGTTGATGTATGGAGTGCGGGATGCATATTCGCAGAGATGCTCTCAGGTCGACCATTGTTCCCCGGGAAGGACCATGTGAATCAATTTTCGATTATTACAGAACTATTAGGGTCACCACCAGATGATGTGATTAAAACCATCTGCAGTGCAAAC ACCCTGCAATTTGTGCAGTCACTGCCAAAGCGAGAGCGGCAACCACTGAGTGAAAAATTCAAAGGCGCAGAACCTCTAG CCGTTGACCTTTTAGAAAGAATGCTTGTCTTCGACCCCAAGAAGCGTATCACTGCTGCAGAGGGTCTTGCCCATGAATATCTTGCACCGTACCATGACCCTACAGATGAACCTGTGGCGGAGACTCAGTTTGACTGGTCCTTCAACGATGCGGAGTTGCCGATCGATTCGTGGAAGGTCATGAT GTATTCCGAAATCCTTGATTACCACAACGTCGACCAAGACTCTCAAGGAATCCATGGTACTCCTCTGAACACAGAGGCTCAGAGGGTGCCAATGTAG
- the AVL9 gene encoding late secretory pathway protein avl9 (BUSCO:396097at4751~EggNog:ENOG410PGRT~COG:S~BUSCO:3178at33183), with the protein MATSKLTQEPILLVVDFHHARGPEVELSFCEDGTDPVGENDWSLLPFMALSDGAHASMEDFSYFTLQRNATTTAPPKSLFGISCTRQIDSSSLINRPPEVTRSTVQKAVVIIIDEPKRFGQLREKLSMVTSAWFAQRDFSDTDILKKFWESLRDSLNNEAQKDHHLGLSLRAMIHEFKHQTLVLFKCLLLQPKMLFFGTRCERLCMIQFSLISLIPGLLDHLEDCADPSFDNYSQTVEKPTSLKTSERSSLLAYMGLPLQIFGKGSMFGPYTPLQQLDLLADYGTKSYLVGSTNSLLLQQKDRYSDILINLDEDNITISSPSLRSALSLTAADRRWIDFLTQTINETWDEAHPDRPKTHGYLGSEEFIRLQFEEYLLALLSSMKYHEQVASQVSLGSPKDGPKSPGFQSQATDIEGDPALDFNIEFLERWQTTSNYALFNRLTSDALLYSIVEPRHPCAGGLGIEDIQRRLAQQMSDLHLDERMREGREALNKHLATGQKKVTAAFNSLWADIEAIREAQRKKNEEKTQNQQQMSPENQKPLDNEASPRPSLSSIRSPTTSSWGFASRKPNTADFSQAQATVAAAGQRASAYFSSWSSWANERRKEWQEKKANTDSHANSVVTSPAGTPRASTSMNNPPDITDPIELSNMGRQGSRTSNDSGAELSRSSSTRKRWSNILRKHDSRDSISSTKGLPKNDTEPPASPLSDSLAKPQDVSIANPDKATLSSESLNRSTIPSGEHSLSQPENRQSPEEPQEAPTPVLQPSDKLQSHHSRNEEPAISPLVLDDENPNDAFTNVDLSSSSQGAMATKNETSQKE; encoded by the exons ATGGCAACCAGCAAACTTACCCAAGAGCCAATTCTCCTGGTGGTCGATTTCCATCATGCAAG AGGCCCTGAGGTAGAGCTATCCTTCTGCGAGGATGGTACCGATCCCGTTGGCGAGAATGACTGGTCATTATTGCCGTTTATGGCATTGTCTGACGGTGCACATGC CTCTATGGAAGATTTCTCATATTTCACCCTCCAACGTAATGCGACGACGACGGCACCACCGAAGTCGCTTTTTGGGATATCGTGTACGAGGCAGATTGATTCTAGCTCATTGATAAATAGACCGCCCGAGGTGACCAGGTCGACAGTGCAAAAGGCTGTGGTTATTATAATTGATGAGCCGAAGCGCTTCGGTCAGTTGAGGGAGAAGTTGTCGATGGTGACTTCAGCATGGTTTGCGCAACG AGACTTCTCAGATACAGATATCCTGAAG AAATTCTGGGAAAGCCTCAGGGACAGCCTAAATAATGAGGCACAAAAAGATCATCATCTTG GTCTGTCGTTACGAGCAATGATTCATGAATTTAAGCACCAGACCCTAGTTTTATTCAAATGTCTTTTATTACAACCGAAG ATGTTATTTTTTGGCACTCGGTGTGAGCGGTTATGCATGATACAGTTTTCTCTTATTTCATTGATACCCGGCCTTCTAGACCACCTCGAGGATTGCGCAGATCCGTCCTTTGATAATTACTCACAGACCGTGGAGAAACCAACTTCTCTCAAAACAAGCGAGAGGAGCTCAT TACTTGCTTATATGGGTCTACCTCTTCAGATTTTCGGCAAG GGCAGCATGTTCGGGCCCTACACGCCGTTACAACAGCTCGACCTTCTTGCTGATTATGGAACAAAGTCATACCTCGTCGGCTCGACAAACTCGCTCCTTTTACAGCAAAAGGATAGATATAGCGATATCCTAATCAAT CTCGATGAGGATAATATTACAATATCGTCACCATCCCTCCGATCCGCCTTATCGCTTACCGCTGCTGACAGGCGATGGATCGATTTCCTGACACAAACCATTAACGAAACCTGGGATGAAGCCCATCCCGATCGGCCTAAAACCCATGGATACTTAGGATCTGAAGAGTTTATCCGTCTTCAATTCGAAGAATATCTCCTCGCCTTATTATCCTCTATGAAGTATCATGAGCAGGTTGCCAGTCAAGTCTCTCTCGGTTCACCAAAAGATGGACCAAAATCTCCGGGATTCCAATCGCAGGCAACAGATATTGAGGGCGATCCTGCCTTGGATTTTAACATTGAATTTTTGGAGCGGTGGCAAACAACTTCTAATTATGCTCTGTTTAATCGACTCACTTCAGATGCTTTGCTGTACTCGATCGTGGAGCCTCGCCATCCATGTGCTGGTGGGTTAGGAATTGAAGATATTCAACGTCGTCTCGCGCAACAAATGTCTGACCTGCACCTTGACGAACGCATGCGCGAAGGCCGTGAGGCGTTAAATAAGCATTTAGCAACCGGGCAAAAGAAGGTAACAGCTGCCTTCAATAGCCTTTGGGCTGACATTGAAGCAATACGAGAGGCTCAacgaaagaagaatgaagaaaAGACCCAAAACCAACAGCAAATGTCACCAGAGAACCAAAAGCCACTAGACAACGAGGCATCACCACGGCCGTCTCTATCATCAATTCGCTCCCCCACGACTAGTTCCTGGGGCTTCGCTTCCCGAAAACCAAATACAGCCGACTTTTCCCAAGCTCAAGCAACTGTCGCTGCGGCAGGACAACGTGCTTCAGCTTATTTTAGCTCATGGAGCTCATGGGCCAACGAGCGACGGAAGGAATggcaagaaaagaaagccaaTACGGACAGTCACGCAAACAGTGTCGTCACGTCTCCCGCGGGAACTCCTAGAGCGTCTACCTCAATGAATAACCCTCCTGACATTACCGACCCGATCGAACTTAGTAATATGGGGCGGCAGGGTTCGCGAACAAGCAATGACAGCGGTGCAGAATTGAGTAGAAGTAGTAGTACGAGAAAAAGATGGAGTAATATTTTGAGGAAACATGATAGTCGCGATTCTATATCCAGCACAAAAGGGCTCCCAAAGAATGACACTGAACCTCCAGCGTCACCGCTCTCGGATTCCTTAGCTAAACCGCAGGACGTTTCTATCGCCAATCCGGACAAGGCAACGCTTTCATCTGAATCGCTCAATCGTTCTACGATTCCTAGTGGTGAACACTCATTATCACAACCCGAAAACCGGCAATCTCCAGAAGAACCACAAGAAGCCCCGACACCTGTTCTTCAACCGTCGGACAAACTACAGTCTCATCATTCCCGGAACGAGGAGCCAGCCATTTCGCCCTTGGTACTCGACGACGAGAATCCCAATGATGCCTTTACCAACGTTGAtctttcatcatcttccCAGGGTGCTATGGCTACCAAGAATGAGACTTCCCAAAAAGAGTAA